Sequence from the bacterium genome:
ATGTATTTCAATGGCTACACCAATAATCTTTTCTGTTATCTGATTTATTTCCATATCTTCTCTGGTAACTATTCAGCATACCAGGCAAGTAGGAAGTAGGAAGTAGGAAAGGGGGAAAATACTTCATACTATTTTACTCTTAATTGATTTGATTAAACCTATAAGCATCCTACTCACTTCTTCAGATATATCCCAAATGGATTGAAAATCTGGCAGATAATTAATATCTTTAGATAGAATTAGATAATGCCTTTCCTACTTCTCTACTCTCCTACTTTCCTACAGGGTGAATAGTTACCTTCTCTGTTCCTCTGCGTCTCTGCGGTAAATTACCACCTGAACGGTTACGAAAACTCATATTTCCCAAAATTTCCATTTCTTAAATTCGGGCATAACCGCATAATTAGTCATATCCAGATGAAGTGGGGTAATCGAGATTTTACCTTCTTTAATTGCTCTAACATCTGTTCCTTCCGCCCCTTCTTCATCCATAACACATTTACTGCCAATCCAGTAATAAACCTTTCCTCTTGGGTCAGTTCTTTTAATTAATTCTTCCTGATATGTGCGTTTTCCCAGATGAGTAAGAGATACACCTTTAATTTCTTCTTCAGATAAATTAGGCACATTGATATTTAAGAAAGTATGAGATGGTAGGCCGTGTTTTAAGATAAGGCTAGCAATTTTGCAAGCAAATTTTCCTGCAAAATCAAATTTTGGGTCTTTATAATCGCCCATTGAAATAGAAAATGAAGGTATATTTAAAAGTGTTCCTTCCATAGCCGCAGAAACCGTGCCTGAGTAAGTTACATCCTCACCTAAATTAGGACCTGGGTTAATGCCAGAGACGATTAAATCGGGTCTTTTGGGTAAAATACCTAAAACACTGATATTGATACAATCCGCGGGTGTTCCATCCGTTACAAAGGTATCTTCATCAATCTCGTCAACACGGATAGGATGCGTTAAGGTCAATGAATGTCCTGATGCACTCCTTTCACGGTCAGGGGCAATAATCGTTACTTTACCCACCTTGCTTAAACTTTCTCGTAAAATATGTAATCCTTGTGCCTTTATCCCATCATCATTAGTCAGTAATATGTTCATCTAATCTTTAAATATACCATATTGAACTTCCTATGTCAATAAATTTTCTCTTGACGAAGTAATAATTTTGTGATATAGTTATAATCAATAATTATTTAACCAATTACCCTA
This genomic interval carries:
- the surE gene encoding 5'/3'-nucleotidase SurE, with translation MNILLTNDDGIKAQGLHILRESLSKVGKVTIIAPDRERSASGHSLTLTHPIRVDEIDEDTFVTDGTPADCINISVLGILPKRPDLIVSGINPGPNLGEDVTYSGTVSAAMEGTLLNIPSFSISMGDYKDPKFDFAGKFACKIASLILKHGLPSHTFLNINVPNLSEEEIKGVSLTHLGKRTYQEELIKRTDPRGKVYYWIGSKCVMDEEGAEGTDVRAIKEGKISITPLHLDMTNYAVMPEFKKWKFWEI